GTCGTGCTGCCGCTTGCCTTCCTGTCGTACTTCGCCTGGCTGGCGCGTGAAGACGTCCGCATCCTGCGGCTCCCGGCCACCACGTGCGCGGTGCGCGATCGCGTGCTCGACTCGCGCACGACCTCGTCGAACACGTCGCCGCGGCGCGGACCGCAGACGGTCTACCAGCCACGCGTCGCTGTGTCGTACGCGCGCTCGGGCGAGGTGGCGTACGCCCAGGGATTCGGCACCGACAGCCGGCTGTCGCGCGGTTCGTCGGTGGCGGCAGGAACGCCGCTCGCGGCGTTCACCATCGGCGCGACGGTGCCATGCGCCATCGACGATCGCGACCCGACGCGCGTCTATGTCGAGCGCGGGTTCGGGGGCGCGTATGTGTTCGCACTCATCCCGCTGCCGGTGCTGGCACTGGGCGTGTGGGCGGTGAGGATGCCGCGAACGCGGCGAATACGGAATACTGGCAGGAGCGCCAGATGAGGGAAGAGGGCATGTCAGAAGAACCCGTGAAGGTGGTCGACAGGCGGTGGTGGGCACGCGAGGCGTCAGAGGAGACGTCCGCCGAGGAGAGCGTCGCGTTCGACAAGCCGACGTACGTGCAGGAGCTCGAGCAGCAGCTCGCGGAGAAGAACGAGCAGCTGCAGGAGTACATCACGGCCGTGCATGAGGCGCAGCGCGAGTTCGACGCGATGCGCGCGCGCGTGCGCAAGGAGGCGTCGCGCGACGCGGAGCTCTCGCGGCGGGCCGTGTTCGCCGATCTGCTCGACGTGGTCGACAACCTCGATCGCGCGCTGGCCGCTGCGCGCGCGGCAGGCAGCGCCGACCCCCTCGTGCAGGGCGTGGACATGGTCCGCCAGCAGTTCCTGCACAAGCTCGCCGGCTATGGCATCAGCCGCATCGAGCCCCTTGGCGAACCGTTCGATCCCGAGCGCCACGAAGCCGTCACCACGGTGCCCGTCACCCCCGACTTCGCCGACGGCATCGTTGCCGGCGTTGCCGCCCCGGGTTACCTGATCGGCGAAGACGTCCTCCGCCCCGCCGCCGTCGCCGTCGCCTCCACCACGCTGTAGGGGCCGGACTTCCACCTTCGCCCGACCTCTCGCTCCGCGCTTCGTCGGGCTACGGCGGGACAGGTCGTCCGGCCCGCGTGATTCTGCCCGCTGTAGGGGCGACCCTTGTGGTCGCCCGTCATCGGCACGATCGTCGCCGCGGGCGGCCTCCTGCGCTACTCCTCACGCAGCGCCAGGAGCGGGTCGGTACGCGCCGCTCCTCGCGCCGGCACATAGGTGGCCGTGGCGGCGACGAGCAGCAGCGCCGCCAGCGCGACGCCGATGCTGGCCGGGTCGTGCGGACTCAGCCCGAACAACATCGACGAGACGACACGCGTGACGACGATCGCCGCCGGAATGCCGATCGCCACGCCGAGGACGACCAGTTTCAGCGATTCCCCGAGAAACATCCTCTCGATCGTCCCTGGTTCCGCACCGACGGCGATTCTCAATCCGATCTCGCGGCGTCGGCGCGCAACGCCGTACGCGAGCACACCATAGAGTCCGATGGCCGCGATCAACAGCGCGAGCACGCCAAAACTTGTGGATACCTGTGCGACGAGCCGCTCGACGACGAGCGTACGGTTGACGATCTCCCGGAAGGGCACGACATTGGCGAGCGCCATGTACCTGTCCACGGATCGAGCGACGCCAACCAGGTCTCGCATCACCGGATCCGGGTCGCCGGATGTCCGAACGGCGAGCCGCACCACGGGAGTGCCACCCACCTGACGGTAGGGGCGGTAGTACATCGGTGGCGAGTCATCTCTCAGATTGACCCACTTCGAGTCCTTCACCACGCCCACGACTTCCATCAGTTCCGCGGCTCGCGAGCGTGTTTCCCTGAAGAACCGCGCACCGAGCGGATCCGTTCCCGGCAGGAACCGACGCGCGAATGACTCGTTGACGATGGCGACCAGTGGCGCGCGTTCATCATCCGACGACTCGAACTCCCGGCCCGCGACCAGCGGCGTTCCCATGGCGCCGAGGAAGCCGGGCGAGATGCGCTGTTCGATGATGGTGGTCTGGTCATCCTCCGGTCTGGCACGCCCTGGAAAACCGACGCGAAACGCGACAGTCCCTCCGGATAGCTGGCCAACGTGACTGAACGCGGCTGTCTCCACGCCAGGCAGCGCGGCGACCCGGGTGCGAAGTTCCTCGATCAACTGGTCCCGGCGATCCTCCGCATAGTCTCTCGGGAACGCGATGTCGGCCACGAGAAGACGGTCTTCGCGGTAGCCGGCGTCCTGGCCACGCAGATTCTCCACGGTGCGGACGAAGACGCTCGCGACGATGAGCAGCGCCGTGCACATGGCGACCTGGCCAACGAGCAGGCCGCGGCTCAGCACGCTTCGATTCGGCCGTCCCGCCCCCGCGCGTGCCTTGAGCGCGGACGTGCCGATGCTCCCTGTACTGCGAAGGGCTGGCACGACGCCGAACAGCGCACACGTGCCGATCGCCGACACCACGACGAAGCCGAGCACGTGCGCATCCAGTTCGAATCGAAGATTCGGCAGGGCGATGATCTGTTCCGGAGGCAGGAACGCGAGAAGCGCCCCGCTGACCCAGTACGCGACGCCGAGGCCGAGCACCGCCCCCAGCGCTGTCAGGAGCACGCTCTCGGTGACGAGTTGGCGGACGATACGACTCCTCGACGCGCCGATGGCCGCGCGCACGGCGATCTCGCGTGCCCGGGAGTCCGTCGCCGCCAGCATCAGATTCGCAAGGTTTGCGCACGCAATCAGCAGCACGAGCGCGGCAACCAGGGCGACCAGCAGCAACGGGCGATAGAGGCGAACGCGCAGCGTCGAATAGCCGGTAGCACCAGGCTCGAACTGGACAGGCCGACCCAGAATGGCTGCGCTTTCCGCTTCCGCTCGAGCGAGCGTCACACCGGGCTGCAGGCGCCCCATCACGCGCATCCATCGACCTCGCACGCGCGCATCGTCGTTTGGCGGAACAACCTGTTCGATCGACACCCAGATATCGACGGGGACATCGATCTCCGTGCCTCGAAAGCCCCGTGGCGCGATGCCCACGATCGTGAACTCGCGGGTTGCACGGCGAAATCGTGTACCGAGAACGGACGCGTCGGCGTTGTACTGACGTCGCCAGTACTCCTCACTGATCACGGCAATCGGTTCTCCGGGTGCACCGGGATCCGGCTGACGGAACACGCGTCCCATGGACGCGTGGACACCGAGCACGTCGAAGTAGTTGTCGGACACGAGCTGGACGATGACACCGCGCCTCTCACCGTCCACCTCGATCTCGTCGGGCCGGCCGTACAGCTGTGCGCTGGCGATGACGCCGGACAGCTCCCTGCTCGCGCGCTGCAACGTCTCGTGCGTGATCAGCGTGAAGGCCTCCGCCGTGGTGCCGTCAGGGCGACGCTCGACAAGGCGAACCAGTTCCCCCGGGCGTTCGACGGGGGGGTCGCGCATGAGCAGCGCGTTCATCACGCTGAACACGGCCGTCGTCCCGCCGATGCCCAGCATCAACGTCAGGACGGCCGTGGCAGACAACACGGGTCTTCGACGCAGCAGCCGGCTGGCGTATCGAACGTCCTGGCCGATGCGCTCGATCCAGAGCCATCCCCAGGCGTCGCGCGCGTCCTCCTCGACGCGTCCACGATTGCCGAGATGTCGACGGGCAGCGACCCTGGCCTCGTCTTCGGCCATGCCGCGGGCCATGGCCTCCTCGCGCTCCTGCTCCAGATGGAAATCGAGTTCGGCGCGCAGTTCGGCCTCCTTGCGCCGCCGTTGAGTCATCCATCGGAGTCTGGTCAGCAGGGTTCTCACGAGGACTCCGATTCGGCGGGGTTCAGCACCAGGCCGACCGCGCGGGAGAAGGTGTCCCATTTGGTTCTCGCCGCCGCCAGTTCCCGTCTGCCCCGTGGCGTCAGTCGGTAGTACTTCGCCTGCTTGCCCTTGTCCGAGAGCTCCCACGAGGCCTGGAGCCATCCCTTCGCCTCGAGTCGATGCAATGCCGGGTACAGCGATCCGGTTTCGACCTGAAGCAGATCTTCGGACGATCGCTGGATATGCCTGGCAATCGCGTGGCCGTGGTTGGCGCCGGTAAGCAACGTGCGGAGGATCAGCAGGTCAAGCGTCCCCTGGAGCACGTCGACACGCGACCGACTCTTCGGCTTCATTGTGTAGGCACACTACTCAAATATCCGTAGGATGTCTACCCTTGACCGGAACGGGATGGCCCGTGCGCGTCGGAAAACCTTGCCGATCGTCGAAAAGTGACCAATACGTCACGCTGCGTCGAAAACTCTCACGTCCTGGTGTCTTGCGTCGAAGACCCGCCCGGTCGCCTCGCTTCGGGTATGTGACGGGCCACCGGCATTTCAGACCGTAGGGGCGACCCTTGCCTGCCCTCCGTAGCTGCGAAGCAGCGGAGAGGGTGGTCGCCCGTTATCAGGGGATCGGCGACGCAATCGGCACCCACAAGGGGTGCCCCTACATGTGTATCGTCGGCCCGCCTTCGCGACTGCGGCGCTACGGCGCGGCAGGCGGTACGATTCCGCAACGCGCGTTGGTGCTGACGGCGGCGCATGGCGCTGCCGCGAAAGGTTGTCGAGATGAAACGTGACCTCGTGCACGCCATCCATGGATTGTGGCGGACGCCGCTGTCGTCCGGGCTCGCCGTGTTGTCGCTGGCGTTCGGTATCGCTGTCGCCACCTCGTTGTTCTCCGTGGTGAATGGGGTGCTGCTCCGACCGCTGCCGTATGCCGACGCCGATCGCGTCGTGACCGTTGCCGTGATGCGTGACGAGCCCACGTACGCGCTGGCTGGCGCGGAGGCGGTTGCGGTGCGTGCCATGTCGGATGTGTTCGAGGACGCCGCCATCCTCGAGAGCTGGGAGATCAGTTGGCGACCGCTCTGGGCGATGAGCGGAACCGGCACGGGCGAACGCCTGCACGGCGCGCTGGTGGATGCCAACTTCTTCGACGTGCTCGGCGTCTCCCCCGCGCTCGGGCGAACGTTCGTGCGCGGCGGCGACGACGGGGGCGTCGTCATCAGTGATGCGCTGTGGCGACGGCAGTTCGGCGCGTCGCGCGACGTGCTGGGCCGGACGCTGCGACTGGACGGTGTGGAACGCGAGGTAATCGGCGTGCTGCCGGCGGCGGTGCACGTGACGTATCCACAGCCGACCGACGCATACGTGCAGCGCACGGACAGCGTGATCCCGATGGCCGTCTCTTACCAGGTGGTGGCCAGGCTGTCGGCGGGTGTCACCGCCGCCGCGGCGACAAGCGCCGTCCAGGGGCTCGCCGTCGAGAGCGCCAAGGGTTCGCAACTCGGCGTGATCCCCGTCGGCGATCGATTGACGGCGCCGATCGCTGCCGGTATCTGGATGCTGACGATGGCCGCGCTGGTCCTGCTCGGCGCTGCCACCGCCAACACGAGCCTCCTCCTGATCACGCAAGCCGTCCGGCGGACGAGAAGCCTGGGGATCCGCATGGCGCTCGGCGCGACGCGGTGGCACATCTTCCGACTCCTGCTCGTGGAGCATCTGCTGGTGGGCGCGGCGGCTGTCGGCGTCGGCGCGTCGCTGGCGTACACGCTCGATCCACTCGTCAGGCGGATGGCGCCCCACACGCTTCCCCGCCTCGACGAGAGCGTGCTCGACGTCCGTGCGCTCGCCTTTGCCGCGCTCGTGGCATTGGCATGCGTGCTTGTAACCAGCGTGGTGGCGCACGTGGTGATGCAACGCAGCGATTGGCGCATCACGGCAGGTGAACTGGGCCGCACGGCGACCACGCCCGCACGGGCGCTCGCGTGGCGGCGCGTCCTCCTGACGGCGCAATCGGCGCTGCTCCTTGTATCGCTCAGCGTCGCCGGCCTCCTGCTGCACAGTTTTCTCAACGTCTGGCGTCTCGACTTCGGCTTCGACACGCGCGGCGTCACCGCGGTGCGCCTGACCGCTGCGGCGTCGGCCACGCCCGAGACGCTCACGCAGGGCACCGGTGCCCGACTGGACTGGAAAGGCCCTTCCGCGCGTCTGGCCCGTGCAGCCGAGGCCCTGCGTGAACAGCTCGAAGCCGTGCCTGGCGTAACCGCCGTCGCGTCGGCATCGGCCATCCCATTCGAAAGCTCTCCTGGTTTTACGGTAGTGCCGCACGGCGACAGCCCCGATGAACCGCGAGCGTCGCAGATCCCCGCTCTCGTACGCGAGGTGAGCGACGGGTACTTCGCGCTCATGAACATCCCCGTGCTCGAGGGGCGAGCGATCTCGAAAGACGACGAGGCGCAGGGCAGGCGCGTGACGGTCCTGTCGCGCGATCTTGCAAGGCGCGTGTTCCCCGATTCGCCTGCCGTGGGTCGCACGCTGTACTGGGGCGAGCCGTACGAAGTCGTCGGGGTTGCGGGAGACGTGCGCTGGGAGGGTCCCGAGGACGCAGGCAGTCCGGCCTTCTACGTACCCACGCAGCCCGAGAATCTTGCCGCGAGGCAGATCATGGTCCGTTCGAGCCTTCCTGTCGCCCATCTGATGCAACTGGTCCGCGAGCGGATGGCCGCCATCGATCCTCTCCAGCCGGTGGACCGTGTGATCGCTCTCGATGACGTGGTGGGGCGGTCGCTCGAACAACGCCGGTTCCATGCCTCGGCGACAACGACGTTCGGTGTCCTTGCACTGCTGCTCGCGGCCATCGGGATCTCGGCCGGCGTTGCGGCGGCGGTCACCGAGCGGACACGTGAGTTCGGCATTCGCTCCGCGCTCGGCGCGTCGCGCATCCACATCAGGTGGCAGGCGATGCGACACGCGTTGCGACCCGTGGCTGCCGGTCTCGCGTTGGGTGCTGTCGCCACGGTTTTCGTGA
The DNA window shown above is from Acidobacteriota bacterium and carries:
- a CDS encoding nucleotide exchange factor GrpE, with translation MSEEPVKVVDRRWWAREASEETSAEESVAFDKPTYVQELEQQLAEKNEQLQEYITAVHEAQREFDAMRARVRKEASRDAELSRRAVFADLLDVVDNLDRALAAARAAGSADPLVQGVDMVRQQFLHKLAGYGISRIEPLGEPFDPERHEAVTTVPVTPDFADGIVAGVAAPGYLIGEDVLRPAAVAVASTTL
- a CDS encoding ABC transporter permease, whose protein sequence is MTQRRRKEAELRAELDFHLEQEREEAMARGMAEDEARVAARRHLGNRGRVEEDARDAWGWLWIERIGQDVRYASRLLRRRPVLSATAVLTLMLGIGGTTAVFSVMNALLMRDPPVERPGELVRLVERRPDGTTAEAFTLITHETLQRASRELSGVIASAQLYGRPDEIEVDGERRGVIVQLVSDNYFDVLGVHASMGRVFRQPDPGAPGEPIAVISEEYWRRQYNADASVLGTRFRRATREFTIVGIAPRGFRGTEIDVPVDIWVSIEQVVPPNDDARVRGRWMRVMGRLQPGVTLARAEAESAAILGRPVQFEPGATGYSTLRVRLYRPLLLVALVAALVLLIACANLANLMLAATDSRAREIAVRAAIGASRSRIVRQLVTESVLLTALGAVLGLGVAYWVSGALLAFLPPEQIIALPNLRFELDAHVLGFVVVSAIGTCALFGVVPALRSTGSIGTSALKARAGAGRPNRSVLSRGLLVGQVAMCTALLIVASVFVRTVENLRGQDAGYREDRLLVADIAFPRDYAEDRRDQLIEELRTRVAALPGVETAAFSHVGQLSGGTVAFRVGFPGRARPEDDQTTIIEQRISPGFLGAMGTPLVAGREFESSDDERAPLVAIVNESFARRFLPGTDPLGARFFRETRSRAAELMEVVGVVKDSKWVNLRDDSPPMYYRPYRQVGGTPVVRLAVRTSGDPDPVMRDLVGVARSVDRYMALANVVPFREIVNRTLVVERLVAQVSTSFGVLALLIAAIGLYGVLAYGVARRRREIGLRIAVGAEPGTIERMFLGESLKLVVLGVAIGIPAAIVVTRVVSSMLFGLSPHDPASIGVALAALLLVAATATYVPARGAARTDPLLALREE
- a CDS encoding PadR family transcriptional regulator produces the protein MKPKSRSRVDVLQGTLDLLILRTLLTGANHGHAIARHIQRSSEDLLQVETGSLYPALHRLEAKGWLQASWELSDKGKQAKYYRLTPRGRRELAAARTKWDTFSRAVGLVLNPAESESS
- a CDS encoding ABC transporter permease; translation: MKRDLVHAIHGLWRTPLSSGLAVLSLAFGIAVATSLFSVVNGVLLRPLPYADADRVVTVAVMRDEPTYALAGAEAVAVRAMSDVFEDAAILESWEISWRPLWAMSGTGTGERLHGALVDANFFDVLGVSPALGRTFVRGGDDGGVVISDALWRRQFGASRDVLGRTLRLDGVEREVIGVLPAAVHVTYPQPTDAYVQRTDSVIPMAVSYQVVARLSAGVTAAAATSAVQGLAVESAKGSQLGVIPVGDRLTAPIAAGIWMLTMAALVLLGAATANTSLLLITQAVRRTRSLGIRMALGATRWHIFRLLLVEHLLVGAAAVGVGASLAYTLDPLVRRMAPHTLPRLDESVLDVRALAFAALVALACVLVTSVVAHVVMQRSDWRITAGELGRTATTPARALAWRRVLLTAQSALLLVSLSVAGLLLHSFLNVWRLDFGFDTRGVTAVRLTAAASATPETLTQGTGARLDWKGPSARLARAAEALREQLEAVPGVTAVASASAIPFESSPGFTVVPHGDSPDEPRASQIPALVREVSDGYFALMNIPVLEGRAISKDDEAQGRRVTVLSRDLARRVFPDSPAVGRTLYWGEPYEVVGVAGDVRWEGPEDAGSPAFYVPTQPENLAARQIMVRSSLPVAHLMQLVRERMAAIDPLQPVDRVIALDDVVGRSLEQRRFHASATTTFGVLALLLAAIGISAGVAAAVTERTREFGIRSALGASRIHIRWQAMRHALRPVAAGLALGAVATVFVTRALRAFLFELSAFDPWSLTATVIVVTLVAVAAAWYPARHAVRISPVEALRAEDR